A region of uncultured Carboxylicivirga sp. DNA encodes the following proteins:
- a CDS encoding dicarboxylate/amino acid:cation symporter has product MTFKKLIKNLGFQILVAMIVGVAVGIFMGPKASIFSPLGDLFIQLIKMLVIPLVAVSIISGAASLGATKSAGKIGLSTIAYFIVTTVISISLGLLLGEIWKPGKGLEPEKVLAMFPQEAAPVHSSAGFWDTIISIIPANPIESLVSGNILQIIFFGLFLGIGISTLPKNKKEPLMKGMNYLVEALIWMIKIVMWTAPVGVFGLMASSVGAFGFDLLSMALDLLWVNILGGIILLLVMYPLTLKLFSKASIRKFMSKMPKAQIVALSTSSSMATLPVNMEICEEELNVTKATTGFVLPLGATINMTGSAMYYALVAVFFAQLFDVDLTMTQYLAIIMTSTVGSIGQAGVPGPSLLVIAVLVSADIPIAGLPLLYALDRVFDMLRTMLNITGDAACAVIVDKFNQ; this is encoded by the coding sequence ATGACGTTCAAAAAATTAATCAAGAATTTAGGATTTCAGATTTTAGTAGCAATGATTGTTGGGGTGGCTGTAGGAATTTTTATGGGACCCAAAGCATCCATTTTCTCCCCACTTGGCGATCTTTTTATTCAGTTAATTAAAATGCTGGTCATTCCTTTGGTCGCCGTTTCTATTATTTCCGGGGCTGCTTCATTGGGAGCTACCAAATCTGCTGGCAAAATTGGGTTAAGCACCATTGCCTATTTTATTGTCACAACTGTTATTTCAATATCGTTGGGTTTGTTGTTGGGCGAAATTTGGAAGCCGGGTAAAGGATTGGAACCTGAAAAAGTGTTGGCTATGTTTCCACAGGAAGCTGCACCTGTTCATTCTTCAGCTGGATTCTGGGATACTATAATTTCAATTATTCCTGCTAACCCAATTGAATCACTTGTTAGTGGTAACATTCTTCAAATCATTTTCTTTGGGTTATTTCTGGGTATTGGTATTTCTACATTACCGAAAAACAAAAAGGAACCACTGATGAAAGGGATGAACTACCTGGTTGAAGCATTGATCTGGATGATCAAAATTGTGATGTGGACAGCTCCTGTTGGAGTATTTGGCTTAATGGCTTCATCCGTGGGAGCTTTTGGCTTCGACCTTTTATCGATGGCGCTTGATTTATTATGGGTTAATATTCTGGGAGGTATCATTCTATTACTGGTTATGTATCCTTTAACATTAAAGTTGTTTTCAAAAGCTTCGATCCGAAAATTTATGTCCAAGATGCCCAAAGCACAGATTGTAGCTTTATCAACCAGTTCGTCAATGGCCACTTTACCCGTAAATATGGAAATATGTGAGGAGGAACTTAATGTTACTAAAGCTACAACAGGGTTTGTATTACCATTGGGTGCTACCATTAACATGACGGGTAGTGCTATGTATTATGCATTGGTGGCTGTATTTTTTGCACAGTTGTTTGATGTTGATCTCACCATGACACAATATCTGGCCATTATTATGACATCAACAGTTGGTTCCATTGGTCAGGCAGGTGTGCCGGGGCCATCTTTACTAGTGATTGCCGTTTTGGTTTCAGCTGATATTCCAATTGCTGGTCTGCCTTTACTCTATGCACTGGACAGAGTTTTTGATATGTTGCGAACCATGTTAAATATTACAGGTGACGCAGCCTGCGCAGTTATCGTGGATAAGTTTAATCAATAG
- a CDS encoding nuclear transport factor 2 family protein, which produces MNLKLFVMMVGLAALVSCAPNSPKTEVDSKAVEKEITALLDEFHSVFIELKIDRLSAMIDDEGLFIGSDPTEFWDKKMLIGLWEEAKQNTSDQFEYEIDKRLLKVSKDGLSCIVVEQFYIPYWSEEMPFRLTTNWIKSDMSWKINFMDWAFIPYNEDIATINTALKEEPVTD; this is translated from the coding sequence ATGAACTTAAAACTATTTGTAATGATGGTCGGTTTGGCTGCTCTGGTATCGTGTGCTCCCAATTCGCCTAAAACTGAAGTGGACAGTAAAGCGGTCGAAAAGGAAATTACCGCTCTTCTTGATGAATTTCACTCTGTATTTATTGAACTTAAAATCGACCGCTTATCAGCCATGATAGATGATGAAGGTTTATTCATAGGCTCGGATCCAACAGAGTTTTGGGATAAAAAGATGCTGATCGGATTGTGGGAAGAAGCAAAGCAAAATACATCAGATCAGTTTGAGTATGAAATTGATAAACGGCTTCTTAAGGTTTCGAAAGATGGATTATCATGTATTGTTGTTGAGCAATTCTATATTCCATACTGGAGCGAAGAAATGCCATTTAGATTAACAACCAACTGGATTAAATCTGATATGAGCTGGAAGATCAATTTCATGGATTGGGCTTTTATACCCTACAACGAAGATATTGCTACCATAAACACTGCACTAAAAGAAGAACCGGTTACTGATTAA
- a CDS encoding nuclear transport factor 2 family protein, giving the protein MKATHNEKIDLKIVQQEIHSLLDKFHEAFKTWDIETVSNMMSEEMLYMGTDQTEVVDKYGFIKDATEFARQLNQNLSYNIDKRIVRVNHDANSATSIEEFVEPVFSKTMSYRMTVNWILENDEWKMDFVNWGMITSNEQVMKIDEVMKNL; this is encoded by the coding sequence ATGAAAGCAACGCATAATGAGAAGATTGATTTAAAAATAGTTCAGCAGGAAATTCATTCTTTGTTGGATAAGTTTCATGAAGCCTTTAAAACATGGGATATTGAAACGGTGAGCAATATGATGTCGGAAGAGATGCTATATATGGGTACCGACCAGACTGAGGTTGTTGATAAATATGGCTTTATCAAAGACGCCACTGAATTTGCCCGTCAATTGAATCAGAACCTTTCTTACAACATAGATAAAAGGATTGTTCGGGTGAATCATGATGCAAACTCGGCTACCAGTATTGAAGAATTTGTTGAGCCTGTATTTTCCAAAACTATGTCGTATCGAATGACAGTGAACTGGATTCTGGAAAATGATGAATGGAAAATGGACTTTGTCAACTGGGGAATGATTACTTCGAATGAACAGGTAATGAAAATTGATGAGGTGATGAAAAACTTATGA
- a CDS encoding leucine-rich repeat domain-containing protein, which translates to MKKTALLLLISFLAITTFSQKIEDIVVETSYLTYPRIPVKDIDWSSLKAEVAHSEISVGDKAILKGSNLCKAKGASLKDAKVIENFYYSIKYTTPSAILVLTDNSGSVLFSKYTSESGESSVLFGKDECYFLEQILTDVWKKQEEGFVNELATDEYKAIQTNAQNYMDEAVMFRYVPESLEVFSPKTNKDHNYDGLTEIAQQAAKGYELLKDDYQNAEGKALLEKSITEWEKELEATDLNDRNSRINKKVAGTLRANIALAYAYLQQFDNAIIQSRKALTIYAGTTNNRTLKWESLNDRCREQNTYYLMNKDAQVDLTEHKIMVENRGLEAYESFKTQYKTYAANQQGAEIMAAKEAHDKAVESGEINKYEGMITQTATQGYMLMYMSFQKLGEFPVEVCELTQLNQIYFSNQGINSIPPEIKNLKNLNKLTLSNNNISIIPDEIGELTELKTLNLKGNPLPQSELDKLARLLPNCKVKF; encoded by the coding sequence ATGAAAAAAACTGCATTATTATTACTGATCAGCTTTTTAGCCATCACAACTTTCTCGCAAAAAATAGAAGATATTGTTGTTGAAACCTCTTATTTAACCTATCCACGAATACCTGTTAAAGACATTGATTGGAGTAGCCTAAAAGCTGAGGTTGCTCATTCCGAAATCAGCGTTGGTGATAAAGCCATATTGAAAGGATCCAATCTCTGTAAGGCTAAAGGTGCCAGCTTAAAGGATGCAAAAGTTATCGAAAACTTTTATTACAGCATAAAATACACCACTCCATCAGCTATTTTGGTCTTAACTGATAATTCCGGCAGTGTATTGTTCAGTAAATATACATCTGAGAGTGGCGAATCAAGCGTTTTATTTGGAAAAGATGAATGTTACTTTCTTGAACAAATACTAACGGATGTATGGAAAAAACAAGAAGAAGGATTTGTAAATGAACTGGCTACTGATGAATACAAAGCCATTCAGACAAATGCACAAAACTACATGGATGAGGCAGTAATGTTCCGATATGTACCTGAAAGTTTAGAGGTATTTAGTCCAAAGACCAACAAAGATCACAATTATGATGGATTGACTGAAATCGCTCAACAAGCTGCGAAGGGATATGAGTTATTAAAAGATGATTATCAGAATGCAGAAGGTAAGGCCTTACTTGAAAAGTCTATCACAGAGTGGGAGAAGGAATTGGAAGCGACTGACCTGAATGACCGTAACTCAAGAATAAATAAGAAAGTTGCCGGAACACTAAGAGCCAATATAGCTTTAGCCTACGCCTATCTTCAGCAATTCGACAATGCCATTATTCAATCACGTAAAGCGCTAACAATTTATGCAGGAACAACTAATAACAGAACCCTCAAATGGGAATCTTTGAATGACAGATGTCGCGAACAAAATACTTATTACCTGATGAATAAAGATGCACAAGTTGATTTGACTGAGCATAAAATTATGGTTGAAAACAGAGGTCTGGAAGCATACGAATCTTTCAAAACTCAATACAAAACTTATGCAGCCAATCAACAGGGTGCAGAAATTATGGCTGCCAAAGAAGCTCATGATAAAGCTGTTGAATCGGGAGAAATAAACAAATACGAAGGGATGATTACACAGACAGCCACACAAGGCTACATGTTAATGTATATGTCCTTTCAAAAACTGGGTGAGTTCCCTGTTGAGGTTTGTGAACTAACGCAATTAAACCAGATTTACTTTAGCAATCAAGGTATTAACAGCATTCCTCCTGAAATTAAGAATCTTAAAAATCTGAATAAACTAACCTTATCCAATAATAATATTTCGATAATTCCTGACGAGATTGGAGAGTTGACCGAATTAAAAACACTGAATTTAAAAGGGAACCCTCTTCCTCAAAGCGAATTGGATAAACTAGCCCGTTTATTACCAAACTGTAAAGTAAAGTTTTAG
- a CDS encoding TlpA disulfide reductase family protein: protein MFKKIIFPFIFYFLNLFTSEAQYITITGQIDNAPNGTILFIRDLKSFQLIDSIEISNGLFSWECHNPEDPIILHNKRNEFSYKDRVILWVNSENIHVEGNFDYLKNLKIIGSNDSDNFLEVKKLFKQESKKLDSLHSISYQEKVDKEQELLLIKNEIANSLSKYSKSFLKNVFTIELLYEPQYFSYSTIRQSDILDIYTLLPDYLKDSLDSKNFYRYETLPYLNNSGTKAIEISMTDPNGRIVSLSDLKGKYVLLDFWASWCKPCRESFTDLKKIYAKYKDNGFEVYSVSGDDNKTKWINAINKDSIPWINVSDLQGMKNQAFIDYNVNGVPVNFLIDPGMIIGRDFYDFSLLANELHDIFEQKSENP from the coding sequence ATGTTTAAAAAGATAATTTTTCCATTTATATTCTATTTTTTAAATCTTTTTACCTCTGAAGCACAATATATTACTATAACGGGGCAGATTGATAACGCACCTAACGGTACAATACTATTTATAAGAGATTTAAAATCTTTTCAATTAATTGATTCGATTGAAATATCGAATGGTCTCTTCAGCTGGGAATGCCATAACCCTGAAGATCCAATTATTTTACACAATAAGAGAAATGAATTCAGCTACAAAGATCGAGTCATTCTATGGGTGAATTCTGAGAATATTCATGTTGAAGGTAACTTCGATTATCTTAAAAACCTAAAAATTATTGGTTCAAATGATTCTGATAACTTTCTGGAAGTAAAAAAACTTTTCAAACAGGAATCCAAAAAACTGGATAGTTTGCATTCGATCTCTTACCAAGAAAAAGTTGATAAAGAACAGGAATTACTTTTGATTAAAAATGAGATTGCCAACTCACTATCAAAATATTCCAAATCATTTCTAAAGAATGTATTTACTATTGAATTATTATATGAGCCACAATATTTTAGTTACAGCACTATTCGCCAGTCAGATATTCTGGACATCTATACCCTGCTTCCTGATTACTTAAAAGATTCTCTTGACTCAAAAAACTTTTACAGATATGAAACACTTCCATATTTAAATAATAGTGGGACAAAAGCTATTGAAATAAGCATGACTGATCCCAATGGAAGAATAGTATCTTTATCTGACTTGAAAGGGAAATATGTACTATTAGACTTTTGGGCATCATGGTGTAAGCCTTGCAGAGAGTCATTCACTGACCTTAAAAAAATATATGCCAAATATAAAGATAACGGCTTTGAAGTGTATTCAGTATCAGGTGATGATAATAAAACAAAGTGGATAAATGCCATTAATAAGGACTCTATACCATGGATTAATGTATCAGACTTACAAGGAATGAAAAATCAAGCCTTTATTGATTACAATGTAAATGGCGTTCCTGTAAACTTTTTAATTGATCCCGGTATGATTATCGGCCGCGATTTCTATGATTTTAGTCTTCTTGCCAATGAATTACATGACATATTCGAACAAAAAAGTGAAAATCCGTAA
- the pgi gene encoding glucose-6-phosphate isomerase: MLPSINPTTTKAWKALEEYYAEFKDTQMKDLFAADGQRFDKYSLRFEDILLDFSKNRIDDKVLSLLIQLAEECGLKSAIDAEFGGDKINVTEDRAVLHVALRNRSNTPIMVDGEDVMPKVNAVLDQMKAFSEKLISGEWKGYSGKAITDIVNIGIGGSDLGPLMVTEALKPYKKENINLHFVSNVDGTHIAEALKKVNPETTLFIIASKTFTTQETMTNANSAKSWFLEAAKDEAAVAKHFVALSTNAKAVSAFGIDTANMFEFWDWVGGRYSLWSAIGLSIACGIGFDNYQALLEGAHAMDQHFSTTSFDKNLPVILAMIGVWYNNFYGAETEAILPYDQYMHRFSAYFQQGNMESNGKYVDRNGEKVTYQTGPILWGEPGTNGQHAFYQLIHQGTKLIPCDFMATAKSHNPLSDHHPKLLANFFAQTEAMMVGKTEEQVTAELKAAGKSDEEVAALLPYKVFLGNIPTNSILMQQLDPRTLGALIAMYEHKIFVQGIIWNIYSFDQWGVELGKQLANAILPELVNDQAVTSHDASTNGLINAYKAMK; the protein is encoded by the coding sequence ATGTTACCAAGTATTAATCCAACTACTACTAAAGCGTGGAAAGCGCTTGAAGAGTATTATGCTGAGTTCAAAGACACTCAGATGAAAGATTTGTTTGCTGCAGATGGTCAACGTTTCGACAAATACTCATTGCGTTTTGAAGATATTTTGCTTGACTTTTCAAAAAACCGTATTGATGATAAGGTGTTGAGTCTTTTGATTCAACTGGCCGAAGAATGTGGTTTAAAAAGTGCTATCGATGCTGAATTTGGCGGTGACAAAATCAATGTAACCGAAGATCGTGCCGTTTTGCATGTGGCTTTACGTAATAGAAGCAATACACCTATTATGGTGGATGGCGAAGATGTGATGCCAAAAGTAAACGCTGTTTTAGATCAGATGAAAGCTTTTTCTGAGAAGCTTATTTCAGGTGAGTGGAAAGGTTACAGTGGAAAAGCTATTACTGATATTGTGAACATTGGTATTGGTGGTTCCGATTTGGGTCCGTTGATGGTTACTGAGGCCTTAAAGCCTTACAAAAAGGAAAACATCAACCTTCATTTTGTATCCAATGTTGATGGGACTCATATTGCAGAAGCATTGAAAAAAGTGAATCCTGAAACAACGCTTTTCATCATTGCTTCTAAAACATTTACAACACAGGAAACAATGACCAATGCCAACTCGGCTAAATCATGGTTCCTCGAAGCAGCCAAAGATGAAGCTGCCGTTGCAAAACATTTTGTGGCTTTATCAACTAATGCTAAGGCTGTTTCTGCTTTCGGTATCGACACTGCTAATATGTTCGAATTCTGGGATTGGGTAGGCGGTCGTTATTCGTTGTGGTCAGCTATCGGATTAAGCATTGCTTGTGGTATCGGTTTCGATAATTACCAGGCTTTGTTGGAAGGAGCTCATGCTATGGATCAACATTTCAGCACAACCTCGTTCGACAAGAACCTTCCGGTAATATTAGCTATGATTGGAGTTTGGTATAATAACTTCTACGGAGCTGAAACAGAAGCTATCTTACCTTACGATCAGTATATGCATCGTTTCTCTGCCTATTTCCAACAAGGAAACATGGAAAGTAACGGTAAATACGTTGATCGCAACGGTGAAAAAGTTACTTATCAAACAGGTCCTATTCTTTGGGGTGAGCCTGGAACTAATGGTCAGCATGCGTTCTATCAGTTGATTCACCAGGGAACAAAACTGATTCCTTGTGATTTTATGGCAACTGCAAAGTCTCATAACCCATTAAGTGATCATCATCCAAAGTTGTTGGCTAACTTCTTTGCTCAAACCGAAGCAATGATGGTTGGTAAAACTGAAGAGCAGGTTACAGCTGAATTAAAAGCTGCCGGAAAATCTGACGAAGAAGTAGCTGCTTTATTACCATATAAAGTATTCCTTGGTAACATTCCAACCAACTCAATTTTAATGCAACAGTTGGATCCACGCACTTTGGGTGCATTGATAGCCATGTACGAACACAAAATTTTTGTACAAGGTATCATCTGGAATATTTATAGTTTCGACCAGTGGGGTGTTGAATTGGGTAAACAACTAGCCAATGCAATTTTACCTGAGCTAGTGAATGATCAGGCTGTTACTTCACACGATGCATCAACCAATGGATTGATTAATGCCTACAAAGCAATGAAGTAA
- a CDS encoding Crp/Fnr family transcriptional regulator, whose translation MELGKSIEETTECFKFLSDEELKLLQDKKARITYLKGENVMKQGAFATHVLFVVDGLVRVYLQTAGTKQINLQLKKQGDFMAFSAVFGDDVYPYSAVAMKDSIICMVDKEALKELLVSNPEFGLKITSRNYEIENRYLEIISNISYKQMRGKLASTLIYLSKFEAEGVNVFEHMSRQDIADFASITSESAIKFLKEFEKDNIIQLDGRQISILKMDSLKMISKNS comes from the coding sequence ATGGAGCTGGGAAAAAGCATAGAAGAAACTACAGAGTGTTTTAAATTTCTTTCTGATGAGGAATTAAAACTTTTACAGGACAAAAAAGCTCGTATTACCTACCTGAAAGGTGAAAATGTAATGAAACAAGGAGCCTTTGCAACCCATGTATTATTTGTTGTGGATGGATTGGTTCGCGTTTATTTACAAACAGCAGGTACCAAGCAGATCAACCTACAGCTTAAAAAACAGGGCGACTTCATGGCATTCTCAGCTGTTTTCGGAGATGATGTATACCCCTACTCGGCTGTGGCTATGAAAGACTCAATTATCTGTATGGTTGATAAGGAAGCGTTAAAAGAATTGCTTGTTTCCAATCCTGAATTTGGTTTAAAAATCACCTCGCGCAACTATGAAATTGAGAATCGTTATCTTGAAATCATTAGTAATATTTCCTATAAGCAGATGCGTGGTAAATTAGCATCAACACTTATCTACTTATCTAAATTTGAGGCTGAAGGTGTTAATGTTTTTGAACACATGTCGCGGCAGGATATCGCTGATTTTGCCTCAATCACCAGTGAAAGTGCCATTAAATTTTTGAAAGAATTTGAAAAGGATAATATTATTCAGCTTGATGGCCGCCAGATTTCGATCCTTAAAATGGATTCATTAAAGATGATCAGTAAGAACTCCTGA
- a CDS encoding sodium-translocating pyrophosphatase: MSSIFWLIPVSSLIALSFAWIFFKSMMKESEGTDKMKEIAQHVRDGAMAYLSSQYKVVGKVFIVLVVLLGVLAYMGVQNPFVPIAFLTGGFFSGLCGYLGMKTATYASARAAHGASNSLNRGLKVAFRSGAVMGMVVVGFGLLDIALWFYFLNEIVFTPDHLVNGFSFLGLDFVHAGTTEHHKMVEITATMLTFGMGASTQALFARVGGGIYTKAADVGADLVGKVEAGIPEDDPRNPATIADNVGDNVGDVAGMGADLYESYCGSILATAALGAALPGLTGDLQLKAVMAPMIVAAIGILLSIVGVFMVRTKESATQKNLLNALLIGTGGSSVLILIAIAILAYIDWITWGIFGSVIAGLAAGVIIGQGTEYYTSDEYKPTQGIAGQAVQGHATTIIDGIAVGMFSTWIPVVTIVAGIIAAFGFAGGFTNFSEGVYGIGFAAVGMLSTLGITLATDAFGPIADNAGGNAEMSHLPKEVRERTDALDMLGNTTAATGKGFAIGSAALTAMALLAAYMEEIRLWLGKVPEKGQAFLEATGLTSYADANIKDFVSFYDLSLFNPMLLGGLFLGAMMAFVFCAMTMKAVGRAAGSMVEEVRRQFREIVGIMDGTGTPEYAKCVAISTKGAQREMIVPSLLAIIVPILVGLVLGVAGVVGLLAGGLTAGFTLAVMLNNAGGAWDNAKKYIEKGHHGGKGSEAHKAGVTGDTVGDPFKDTSGPSLNILIKLMTMVSVVMAGLTVAYSIFG; encoded by the coding sequence ATGAGTTCAATTTTTTGGTTGATTCCAGTCTCATCGCTAATAGCCTTGAGTTTTGCCTGGATATTCTTCAAATCAATGATGAAAGAGTCCGAGGGTACTGATAAAATGAAAGAAATTGCACAACATGTGCGTGACGGAGCGATGGCGTACCTTTCGAGCCAATACAAGGTGGTTGGAAAAGTTTTTATTGTATTGGTAGTTCTTTTAGGTGTGTTGGCATACATGGGTGTACAAAATCCGTTTGTACCCATTGCCTTTTTAACAGGAGGTTTCTTCTCTGGTTTATGTGGTTACCTGGGCATGAAAACTGCCACTTACGCTTCTGCCCGAGCTGCTCACGGTGCATCCAACTCTCTTAACAGAGGTTTAAAAGTAGCTTTCCGAAGCGGTGCTGTAATGGGAATGGTCGTTGTAGGTTTTGGATTATTAGATATTGCATTATGGTTTTATTTCCTGAACGAGATTGTATTTACGCCTGATCATCTTGTGAATGGATTTAGTTTTCTGGGATTAGACTTCGTTCATGCCGGCACAACAGAACATCATAAAATGGTGGAAATTACTGCCACCATGCTGACATTTGGAATGGGAGCCTCTACTCAGGCATTATTTGCACGTGTTGGTGGAGGTATTTATACAAAAGCTGCCGACGTTGGTGCTGACCTTGTAGGTAAAGTAGAAGCCGGAATACCTGAAGATGATCCTCGTAACCCTGCAACCATTGCCGATAATGTAGGCGATAACGTGGGTGACGTGGCTGGTATGGGTGCCGACCTATATGAATCGTATTGTGGTTCGATATTGGCAACTGCTGCTCTGGGTGCAGCACTACCTGGCTTAACAGGTGATTTACAGTTAAAAGCAGTTATGGCTCCTATGATTGTAGCTGCCATAGGTATTCTTCTATCTATCGTTGGGGTTTTTATGGTACGTACCAAAGAATCGGCAACTCAGAAGAATCTTTTGAACGCCCTATTGATTGGTACAGGAGGAAGTTCTGTTCTTATTCTAATTGCAATAGCCATTTTGGCATATATAGACTGGATTACCTGGGGAATTTTTGGATCTGTAATTGCTGGTTTGGCAGCAGGTGTTATCATTGGTCAGGGAACAGAATATTACACTTCTGATGAGTACAAACCAACACAAGGCATTGCCGGACAGGCTGTACAAGGCCATGCTACTACCATTATCGATGGTATTGCTGTAGGTATGTTCAGTACCTGGATTCCGGTTGTTACCATCGTAGCTGGTATTATTGCTGCTTTTGGCTTTGCAGGTGGGTTTACTAATTTCTCAGAAGGTGTCTACGGCATTGGTTTTGCTGCTGTTGGTATGTTATCAACATTAGGAATCACATTGGCTACCGATGCTTTTGGCCCGATTGCTGATAATGCCGGTGGTAATGCTGAAATGTCACATCTTCCTAAAGAGGTTCGTGAACGTACCGACGCATTGGATATGTTAGGCAATACAACTGCTGCAACAGGTAAAGGTTTTGCCATCGGTTCTGCAGCTCTTACTGCCATGGCCCTTTTAGCAGCTTATATGGAAGAAATCAGATTATGGCTGGGTAAAGTACCTGAAAAAGGACAGGCTTTCCTGGAAGCCACAGGCTTAACATCCTATGCAGATGCCAACATTAAAGATTTTGTTTCTTTCTACGATCTTTCATTATTCAATCCAATGTTGCTGGGTGGTTTATTCCTTGGAGCTATGATGGCATTTGTTTTTTGTGCAATGACCATGAAAGCTGTTGGACGAGCTGCCGGCTCAATGGTGGAAGAAGTTCGTCGTCAGTTCAGAGAAATTGTTGGAATCATGGATGGAACAGGTACTCCTGAATATGCCAAGTGTGTTGCTATTTCAACAAAAGGAGCACAACGTGAAATGATTGTACCTTCGTTACTGGCCATCATTGTTCCTATTTTGGTAGGACTTGTTTTGGGTGTTGCCGGTGTTGTAGGTCTATTGGCCGGAGGTTTAACTGCCGGATTTACATTGGCTGTAATGTTAAACAATGCCGGTGGAGCATGGGATAATGCTAAAAAATACATCGAAAAAGGACATCATGGTGGTAAAGGAAGTGAGGCTCACAAAGCTGGTGTAACCGGAGATACAGTGGGAGATCCATTCAAAGATACCTCAGGTCCTTCATTAAATATTTTAATTAAATTAATGACAATGGTATCGGTTGTGATGGCCGGTTTAACAGTTGCTTACTCAATTTTTGGATAG